One Phycisphaerales bacterium genomic window carries:
- a CDS encoding PEP-CTERM sorting domain-containing protein (PEP-CTERM proteins occur, often in large numbers, in the proteomes of bacteria that also encode an exosortase, a predicted intramembrane cysteine proteinase. The presence of a PEP-CTERM domain at a protein's C-terminus predicts cleavage within the sorting domain, followed by covalent anchoring to some some component of the (usually Gram-negative) cell surface. Many PEP-CTERM proteins exhibit an unusual sequence composition that includes large numbers of potential glycosylation sites. Expression of one such protein has been shown restore the ability of a bacterium to form floc, a type of biofilm.), translated as MKLNGLMLVAGLVVASGVTTARADVPWNVPNGSNTVLSWQNGRSDNGLFGSNVTVIGDTFFFVTNENFDAAASNGGQITKSDTLRVTVHAQPGRFFTEVIFASQGNYYVYGSNSSVDVQGNLTINDRNSPRTVSDAFSTVVAPDAGSAGNATTMPVVGMDADQYGTWYGGSTVDFSLFGFPPVTSLDLIFTNTIIAISAPGETASIITLPNTQGSFSLSIVPAPSAAALLGLAGLGLASRRRR; from the coding sequence ATGAAGCTCAATGGGTTGATGCTGGTTGCTGGTCTGGTGGTCGCGTCGGGGGTGACGACTGCTCGGGCCGATGTTCCCTGGAACGTCCCCAACGGCAGCAACACCGTGCTCTCCTGGCAGAACGGGCGCAGCGATAACGGCCTGTTCGGAAGCAACGTGACCGTCATCGGTGACACGTTCTTCTTCGTCACCAACGAGAACTTCGACGCCGCCGCGTCCAACGGCGGCCAGATCACCAAGAGCGACACGCTCCGCGTGACCGTGCACGCTCAGCCCGGCCGGTTCTTCACCGAGGTGATCTTCGCCTCGCAGGGCAACTACTACGTCTACGGCTCCAACTCGTCGGTCGACGTGCAGGGCAACCTCACGATCAACGACCGCAACTCCCCCCGCACCGTCAGCGACGCGTTCTCGACGGTCGTCGCCCCCGACGCGGGCTCGGCCGGCAACGCTACCACCATGCCCGTCGTGGGCATGGACGCTGACCAGTACGGCACCTGGTACGGCGGCTCCACGGTCGACTTCTCGCTCTTCGGCTTCCCGCCGGTGACCAGCCTCGACCTCATCTTCACCAACACCATCATCGCCATCTCCGCCCCGGGCGAGACGGCCTCCATCATCACCCTGCCGAACACGCAGGGCTCCTTCTCTCTGAGCATCGTCCCGGCCCCCTCGGCCGCAGCGCTCCTCGGCCTCGCCGGTCTCGGCCTGGCCAGCCGCCGCCGCCGCTGA